The DNA sequence TTGTCCAGCCCAGCGATCATCTCAACCCCCGCCAACCACAAGAGGCGCACTTGATTTGGGCAGATCGACCTCAAGTGTGGCGTTCTAAAGATTTTCACCTTGCATTTCGCGCCTATCGAGTCAAAAATTCGCTCCGAGAAATCTGAATCAAAATTTGAGCGGAGAAGATGCAGAGTTCAGGCTTCGCGCGCAGTTTCGATCCCCTCCCCGAATTTTCGATGCCGCCGCTCAACGTCTGGACCGCTCCACACTTAGCTCCATGGCGGCTCACCTCCCACTGGCTCTCGACTCGATATTGCGACTCAAGGCAGCCTTGTTTCGAAAATGCCATTCGGATCCTACCAATCCTTCCACTAGTCTTTTGCTATCGTGCCTTTGAGGCGTCATGCCAACCCGCAGATCCGCTTGACAACTCTAACCACCCCACACCTCTCCTTCCTACCAAGGAAGGCTCACCGTCAACATGCCCGTCATTCTACACGCTACACAGCGACCATGGTGCTGCGGGTATGGCTGTCCGCTAATTGTAGGCGATGATGCTCCATGTGCATGTCATGTCTAATGAACCACGATTACCCGTCATTCAATCGGTACACCCCGAGAAACTACGTCGACGTTTGCCGCATGCGTCACTCCGGCGCGCGAGCCGAGTGATCTTGCACCAGCACTGACAGGCGTCTGGCGTGTAGTTTCACTTAGCATGGGTTGGAGAGCACGCGACTGACGAAAGAAGCCCTAGGCCCTCACCATTGCCGCCATCACCATTTACAAAGCTTCCGAAGACGGTACAGCAGTAGCCTACCACAGCTTGAGACCTTCTTACCATTGACACGCTGACCACCATCTTCGCGGCAAGGTATGATGTCATACTGCTTAAATCCGTGTAACCGCAGAAACCAAAGTCAAATTGTTCTCGAAATAGTCAAGTATCGAAAGCGATCGacatcaacaccaccacATTTGAATCCCCTGGCAGACCTTGTGTTCGTCATCAGGCGAGCTACCCGCTCTGCGCCCGCCTCCACAGCCTCCATACCGCTCCTGTATGACATAGCCGCTCGGCTAGAGGACAGAGAAGCCGCTCCTGTATGACATAATCGCACATTTGCTGAGGATAGGGGGAAATCCAATGTGCATGACGCTGCTGCACCCAGGGAAGACGTTTCGCAAGGGAGAATGCAAGCCACCTGTTTGTTTTGCGCAAACGCATGTGGGTTTGCGTAATTGTACGGGGCAGGGGCGCCGATGACGCACAGCGAGAAGGCCGGACAAAGCGTATGATGCAGCTCGACTGGGTCCTTTCAATAGCGGAATCTCTCACTATTCGCGCGGTCAAGCACGGCCAAGGAAAGCCGCAAGTTGCTTGATTTCTCGCGACACTCTTGTCTCTACATTTGGGCGTCGAGACTAAGTGTCTGTTGTACGCCACAACGGCCCGTGTGTGGAGACGTTGCAGAAATTCTCTTGGTATCGGCATCGTACTCTGAAAACCCACCAAAGCGTGCCTTTTGTAAAGTGAGGTGCTTCAGGGGGGCAGATAGCAACGCACCATGTATTGCGCATCTGCGCAACATTGCCAGAAGATGAAATTATCTCTCCTTGGACAAAACAAATCACAAGGTAAAGTGGTGCAAGCTGATTGGGAAAATAATTCTGTAGTGGCCGTTGGGATCGACTCTACCCTGCGTTCATCACTCGTGGAATTTTGGTACACTACCACTTGTCGACAGACGATTACAGTATTAAAACCATCCTATGTCTGTCACATCACTCACTCAGGAAGTCACACGGAAAAGTATTTTGTTGAAACCAAATTTATTTGCGATATTCATATATGCGAAATGATAACTAAATTCAAAGCACGATCAAAAACGTAAAATCAAATCAAGAATGTCGATTGGGGAGCTGCAAACACATGCTAACGCACTAGATTCTTCGAAAAGAATCAGAATCACCTCCACTACACGATCACACCAAGAGACAGTCAAGGCGCAACGCCTTACTTCTCAGAAACAACCTTCGTCCCCTTCTTCTTTGCCTCCAGAACGCTGTCGCGCCACTTGCACACCTCCTCAAGCGCCTGCACGGGATCGCGCTTCTTCTTGAGCAAGTAGCCCTGGACCTCTGCCGGTGAGAACGTGTCCTCGGGCAGCTGTTCCGCAAAACGCTCAGCCATGTCCGCGATGCGCTCAGGTGAGAAAGTATCGACCTTGGGAAGGACAGCAGTGACGAGCTTGAGAAAGTCTTCGTCCGGattcttcttcttgctgctATCCTTGACCTCAGTGGCGGCTGCCATGCGTGAACGGGCAAActccatcatcatcatcatctcctGTTGGTATGGGTCGTAGTGGGCGTCGTCACCAGGACCGTAAGGACCATCAGGACCAGAGTCAACAGAATCCTCAGCATCATCAGGGCCAGCGGGACTAGGGTCTGAGTTGGAGTCGAGCTCCTCGCGGCGCAATCCAGCGGGATCGATGTCCTCCAGCAGCACAATGCAGCGACGAGGCAGGTCCTTGAACAGCTGATTGAGACACAACTCAGTAAGACCACGTTCATTGAGCGAGATGCAATGCACATTCAGCCCTAAGATGCCAGCCAGGGCAAACGAGAGCGAAGTCTTACCCGTACCAGGAGGGCCATGGAAGAGGTAACCGCGACGATGAGGAATACCACGCGCCGTAACCGGCTGCAGATACTCATTGATATCGCGAACAAGATTAACCTTCTGCTCCAAATCAAGCGACACAGTGCTAATCGGGCGGGCCATGCGAGAAACAGAGCGCTCCCAGCGACGCTCCTGGGTATCCCTAGGCGCCGGCCGCCAAACAGCCGTAACACAAACCTCCTTCTCAGAATCCCAGACCTTGATGTTGCACAAGAGGTCCTTGAGCGGCTGCATGCTCCGCCCCAGACAACGAATCGTCAGGTTCTCCTCGCGCATGGCACCACCGTAACGGGTGGGGATGGCGTCGCCACGCGTGTGCGTCAACATGAACCAGCGGCCGTTGTGTCGGAAAGTCAAGTTACCGTAGTAAGGCACGTAATGCGGCGGCACAGTGCGGGACCATTTGGAGTAGTTGAAGATGCCAGTGCCATTGTCGATGAtgtcttcgtcgtcgtcgttgtcTGAGTCGTAGCCACGCGCGTCGGTACCCGCGATGATGTCGCGAGACGTCGCAGTCATGTTGTGTGCTGAAACCCAATCCATGGTGCTATCGTAGAGATTGTCGGCCCTTTCAATATGCAGAGTCGAGACAAAGTAGACTAGAACGTAGTCGTACAGATACATGTAAACTGCACGACCGCTGTAGAATAGGGCCCAGAAGCCGAAGAGGGTGGGGAGTATCACACTCACGTCGACGCCGAGGTGGCGCTGGAGTAGCTGTGAGAGGAGGCTGTAACCGGGGAAAGACTGGTTCAACAGGAGTGATGGCAGGGCGCCGAGAGTCGTGTTGGATGTCGTGTTGGGACCGTCGAGGTCCATGTCGAGAAGCATTGAGAGATGATCCATGGTTACTGTCGGATTTGTGTAGCTCGTAAGTGTATGAGGAGTTTGGGAGGGAGAGATGAGAGGCCCATTTGTATTTGGATTGTCTGCATTGTGTTAGGGGAGGTGTATGTTGACTTGATTGGAAGTGGGTGGATAGTGTATCTACGAAGTGTTTTGACAGTGTTGTTGAACTGTTTTTGATAGTGTGTGGTGAAAGTTGTCATACAGTGAAGATATGGGATAGTCCTAATAATATCACAGCTAATATCTAGACTATGCCAAACGACTCACGACCACACAATTGCATCAGCCCTTGCGCCCTGAGCCATCCGTCCTGAGCCCCGCCCTTTAGCCCACGACATCCCATCTTTCGACTCACATTTAACACTATTGTCGCGCCCTAAATCACCGAGTTCTCCATGTCGTCAACCTTGCTAAACTCATCATTGTCGCCTGGCCCCCAAGGACTGCGCCGTATCTCATTCATATGAATTAGGTAGTGTATTTACAGCGGACGTCGATTATACAAGGGAATTATCTAGTATTTTCTATTCAGCCATTCACCTGTATCTATAGTCCACAATATACCGTCTTCTATCCTTATCCCACTGTTGACCTCTCCCTCCTCTCAGGCTAATGGATAATGTTCCTCTTCCACACCCACATCTTCGTTGGACGGAAAGTCTTAACCCACTCAAGTACCGCTTACCGTATGTCTACATTTACAACAGATCCTGGCATAGGTCATGCGGCGCCAGGACGGTCTCAAAACTACTAAAGGTACACTGTGTTTACTGTAGCATCAGATTCTCTAATGATCATGACAGCCAAGGCAAAGCAAGGTAGAGATTTACAATTACAACTACAATAACGTGAGAAGACCTAGCCTAACAAAAGGACATAGTGCTCCAAGCCACGCAAGACGGTACAAATCTAACGACTAGGTCATTCCACACATCGCATCCTATCCCATCCTATCGCAGAACTAAACCTACCACCACGCCTTACTACATCCACCATACAACCCACTATACAACCCGCCATCCTACCACCTCATCCCTACAAAACACCCCCATCCATCTCCCCCCCAAGCCACCAAGCCACCAATCTACCCACCTCGTCACACTTCCCCTACCACCCTTACCACCCTTCCAATACCACCATCAAAATAACCGACCAAGCACTTCCACCAAGACTTTGCCTAGACAATCTTACACTCCGCCAAGGATAAATATCACGGGTAACCGTATCCCTCATATAACCGACTGACCGACCGACCGACCGACCTTGCAGCGGTGTTATTATTCCTTCGTATTATtgttattattattattacTGCTAGCGTGctttgtgtgtgtgtgtgtgtgtgtgtcTGGACTCCGGCCATTGCTGACTGACGGACTGGGTTTTGTCGCATTAATGTCACTGCTTCTGTTTTGTTGTGGAGATTGGATGTTGGGAGGAGGATGATGCGGATGCGGATGGGGATTAtttgttgatgttgttgttgatATTGTTGTAATTATTAGGGTTGTTGTTGATGCGTGCGTGCGCGTGCGAAGGGGGAGATTGGGTGTAAGAGGGGAAGTTTATGCGAGATAAGTATGCTGGATAGACTAGTGCGGATATGGGAGTTAGACTAGCAGAGCCTTGTAAAGGGGGATTGTAAACATGTTGACGACATCGGTTGGGAGAGTTTGGCATCCATCTTCATGTGGACAATAAGCAAAGTACTGCAATCCAGATGATGTAAAATCAGACAGCAATAATCAAAACAGTTCAATGGTATCATGGCTCGCGCTACAAGACATCTTCCTTTGTTCTACCTCTCGtctccatcttcttcttcttcttcttcttcttcttcttcttccccaACATGGAGACAACAACAAAACACACACTTGTGATCGATCCCCCTTGTGTCCGGCACAGCCTTCCACATGGAGAGACAAGGAAAAGGGTGAAAGCATCCACAAAGTAAAGTAAAAAAAAAGGCAAAAAAAAGAACATAGGAGAAAACAAATTTCCTCTCCTCGCTCTTCAAACATCGCTCTCAACCACCAAAAGCAAATAAACCTGTGGTTCCAAAAAGGTTAATTCTGCTCGCGCCACCATCTCTCTCCTGGTTTGGCAAAACGACTGTTTGAGTGTTCGAAACCGTAACCCCATGTTGACAGAAGCCAAGAGCGGTGAGAGTGGTGGCAGAAGTCGGTTGAGAAGAGATGGAGAAAAGCTGCGCAAGGGGGGGAGAATGGTATCTTGTATTTGCTGGTCGTTCGTGATCAAAGAAAGGTAGAAAAGAAAAGGAATAAAAAATAGTTATCGAAACGCCATGTGTCGCATGCAAACCCGTTGTAAATTTTCCAAGAATGCTACGTTTGTTGTATATGTGTATATGTGTCGTGAAGAAAAAGCTTTGCTCTTTCTCAGCTTAATCACTCTCTACTACTACGGAAAAAATGGGTGGTAGAAGAGATGGAATACAAGAAGAGAAAGGCTTTAGTGGCGGCCCAAAAGACCGTGCTCGCGGTCGCGGCGGTGCTTGTGAGCGTGGCGGCGACGCTTCGAGTCGACGGTAACGTAGGTGATGACTTCCTTGATGACAACCTCGTATACGACACCGTCCTTGACGTAGGTGCTGGTGGAGATGATGGTGCCATCGTCTTCGGCAGGTTCTGCGACGGGAGTGATGGCAGCGGCGGGGGCAGCGGCGGGCGTGGgagaagacgaagacgaagacgaggatGAAGGTGCAGCGTTGATGCCAACGTTGATGCCAACGCCGACACCGACGTTGTAGACGGAGATACCACCGGCACCGGTAGAGCGAGCAGGGGCGTAGGATTGCGTAGACATCTCAACGGAAGAGAGGACAGGCTTGTTTGGCTTTCCTGGCGAAGCGGCTCCAGCAGGGTCCGCGTAGCCGGGACCATATTGGACAGGAACGTTACCGCAGAGACCCTCGACGGGACCGGCGCAGTCATCGTCGTCAAGGATCTTGGGCATCTCCTTGATCTTGCACATGTTCTGCTCGAGTTCGGTTTGCAGGGATCCAGAGAAGACTGGGCAGTCCTCGACACGGCCAGAGAGGTTGGTGCAGGTGTCGACGGCTTGCTGAAGGGTGTCGACGTCCCAGCCGTTCATAAAGTCACCGTGGTATCCGCAGCCTGTCCGATGTTAGTTGCAGTGCTTTGGTAAAGGGCATGGAAAAACATACCGGTGGGGTCACCGTTGGAGAAGAGGAATTGACCAGGCACTCCCTTGAACTTGTACGTGTCCCAGATGGTCTCGTAGAACAGCGAAGGCAGACGGGTCTCGTAGCCCTTGGGACATTTGCCACCCTGAATCATGTCGGGGTAGGCGACGTGGCTCTTGTGGTCAGGAGCGGTGACGTCCTTGCCGTTCCAGCAGGATTGGAAGAAAAGCTCAGCACGGATACCGTTCTTGCAGTGGGCATCCAAGTACTCCTTGCTGGGCAGAGTGTGGCGGAAACGCGAGCCCTCGGGGGCAATGTCGTAGTTGAGGCAGTTGAAGCCGAGGGCCTTCTGGCCAAGGGCGAATTGAGTCTTGTCCTCTGGGCCCCAGGACGAGGTTGGCGGGTCTGGAACGGGACCAGTGAAGTTGCGCAGACGGGAGTCACCGGCAACCATCTCGAAGCCCTTGGGAAAGGCCTTGATGTTTTCGCCCAAAAGGAGGTAGTATGCAAGCATACCGCCAACCTGAGGAACAACCTCGGTCATGCCGTCCTCGTGGACAAAGTGGAGCGAAGGGGTCCAGTAGGCGGACTTGTCGTCGCTGAACTGGCATGACGTGCACTCAGACTCGCGGAGCATCTCATAGGTAGTTGATTCACCAAAGTCTGTCAACTGTCAGTCACTTGTCATGGCGAAACAGGGCCTGCATCAGACACTTGGGCATCAAGGACTGGAACACTGCAAGACGGGCCAGGTAGTGCTCGTTTTCGGACACGTTTGGCCGACTCACATGACCACGTGGTTCAATGCGATGTGGGTCCAAACAGAAAAGGGAACGGTGTTTACTTACTACCACCACCGTGGATGGTGTGACTGTGGGATGAGGCGATTCCGAAGTCGACGATAGGATCGAGACGGGCGAGACCTGTTCGGGCACGGCAAGGCATGCGCCAGAAGGCGTTGGCAGATCCCGATAGGACCGCGGCAGCCGCCGCGTAGGAAGCGACAGACTTCATGGTAACGGTGGTCAAGTTTGTGTTTTGCTTGAATGGCAGTTGAGTGGTGTCGTGATAAAGTAGGCTGAAAGTGTTGGAGATTGGAGGGTGCTTTTTCAACAGCTCGGTGGCACTTGACGATCTGACGTTCGGGGACAAGGCGAGGTGGTGTTGAAAGTATCAGCCGCCAGGACTCTCCTGCGCTTCAAACAGTGTAAAGTGAAAAGGAGTGGAACGTTGTGTCGAGACAACTGAGGCTGGATAGCGAATGTTTGAGCCAAAAGAGTGACGAGCAAAGGAACGAAGGCAGCAAAGCGAAAGGGAAAAGGAAGAGGGCCCGAGGGGATTGAGCGGTTATCACCACGGAACCATGCCGATGGGCATCTCCTAGGGGAGATGAAGGAATGCTTTGGTTTAGCGAAGTGAAACCCTAGGTTAGCGCCATGGCATGGGAGGGCGTGACAAGGCGCTGCCGTGGCTATGGTTGGACCGTGATGCGCTGCACACCGGCCTCTAGACCAGGAAGGGGAAGCTGAAACATGTCAGTAAGGGGAACGCAGTTGTCGATCCTAAACATGGGTTGGAAGAAGGGCAGCCTTGCAGCGTGCCTGCAGTACTGCGGTACTCAAAAAGCCGCCGTCGTGGACATGATGCGCGGTGCAAGCCGTGGGATGTGGATGCGCGCGAGTTGCTTTTTCCGTCTCTTGTACTAGGCACAGACAGAGATACACTCGGCTCCGCTGGTCTTGCACGCTTCTGCCTCACCATGATTGTCGGCCGATTCGCTCCACGTGTGCGCTGCTCATGGCTCATCAACTCAGCTGCATTTGCCCATTTCCTTCCCCTGTCCATTTCAGCCTCTGCCTGTCCCCGTCGGCCGTTGCACCCCCCGTGGCACCCCCCGTGGCACAGTACATAGAGCCGGGTCAGACTGGGATTGGATCGTCGCCATGCTTGCTGTAATGGCGGCAACCCGTGCGCAATTAGGCCATTGCAATCTCTGATGCTCTTTATCGCGCAGAAATGAGAGACTAGAGAGTGCTAGAGACATGGCCCCAACTGAAGGCCGTCGTATCACGGCCATGACGGCAATGACGTGCCCCACTAAAACCGACATATCGCAATTGCCAATTGCCAAAGCGGATACCGGCAATGGAATGGCGTCCATGTCATCGGTGCCATGTCTCCTTTTCTTTTTTGCCCCAAGTTGCAGTTCCAGAAGTTCCACACACATGGGTCCACGACTCCTTTTGCCCTGCTTGTTTGTTTGCACCGGCTTCGCATGTTTGCACAGTAGCAATATCTCACGACTCCGGTGAGCTGCGGCCGCCTGCTTACCCTCCTCTATTCGCTGGTACCCTAGGCGGGAGATTGCGCCAACACTGCCCAAGACCATCTGACCGGCGCGGCAATAACGCGGCGAAGCGCGCAAATACTGTACAGTAACGAGGACAAAATCTCCATGACCACGTCGCCACCGTCACAGCCGCCTGTTCACGGCCCTCCCTGTACGAGGCCGAAAGCATCTGCTGCACCGCGGCACAGACGTTGCACGGCCGCATGTTCCCCTTAGCAACTTGTCCCAGAAGGTCAACCGCCCACTGTATACGCGCCGGGATGCCCCTCGTCTTTTCATGCCAATTCCCGGCCCGGGTCCATACAGCCTATCGATACCATCGTGTTCCTGCAGTAGCGCCTAAATCATCAAAAGCTCCTCTGATTCGCCCTGTCTATTCTTGCTGAAGCACCTTCATGCACCATCCCGGCCCCCTTCTCACCTCAGCTCTCTCTCTCGACACATGTCCCCTCGCACAACCTGCAAATAATGTTTTCGTCTGCGTCCCGTAATATTCGTGCCCCTCTACATCTAAGCACTAGTTACCTAATTCCATCTTACCTTGTCGCCCCCCATCCCGGCCTGTGGATACCAACACTGTGGACACAACCCGCCCGGATCACCAACGTAGATACCAGCCTCTGTCATCACATCGTCTCTCCACTCGTCATCGACACTCAACATCCCTGTCCCCGTATCGCGTCCAGGCACGTCTTGATCCTCACTGGTCCTTACAGCACGACCCGCCTCGTACCTGTTTCATGGGCCGAAGCACCGTACTTCCACTAGTGCTGTCTTTTTATCAAATTACTACCGTGTCCTGTTTACCATCTTTTTCTTCATATACGCCCATCACTCACATACACCTCGCGGTAGGCGCCCATGTAAAGACGTCTTGCTATGTCGAGTATGCGTTTCACAAGTCTGTGATATGTCATGTTTGAAGCGTAGACATGGTTATTGTCGAGTTGCTCTATTCAGGCTATCGCTTAGGGAAAGAGTAAGGCTTTGCCTCGTCCATGATGTGTACGTGTTTGTTGATATGAGAAATCGGTAGGATGAAGACGCAAGAGAAGAGTAAAAGTCGAACGTGTGTACATGACTATTATTTATACTGGTTCGAGAGGCTTATAAGCTCTCCAGGGTCAGACCCAAGAGAGCACTGATGCTCTGGATGCTTTTGATGGTGGACAGTCTATGACCACGACACTCATAAGAGTGCTTACCACGCGCCAAAATTGATCAGAACAAGTACGAATGTACGTGCATCTCACTCATTCAGATGGTCCAACCACCACTTTCCTACTCACCGCTGAACCAAACTCTGCACCTTGATTCCCGCGATTTGGCATTCCCACAAATACCCCATGTCTATTCCATGGCCTCCGTAACGCCATTACCCAATTCTTCCACTTGCATACCGCCTTCTCATCGCTAACGTAAGAATCAGACCACCGGGAGATCCAACACCCTTCGTATTCGCATGCTCGACTCTGCTAACCGCTGTATTTCCTTTGGAGCTATGCGTTTGTTGATTGCGACTGCCCTTGAGAAACCACTTGCCACCTCTCATTCTCCTGTACACAACGATACTACCGCTACTCTGACGCACTGACAATCTTCGACAGCAACTGAAAACCATGTGTACGTGCATGGGCAAACATGTAGGCACCCGCGATCGTCTGACAAGTCCTATCTAAACGGAACCTCCCACCTACCACTCGCATTGCCCGCCCTCACTTCCCCGTCCCACGCACATACAAAACTTTCTTCACTAGCTGCATGCCACTAACTACCCCCCACCCCACTCACTACCAGAAAATTCAACACAAGCAAGTCCGACCCTATATATGCACACTAACCATAGACCCCCCCCTCATCTAATTCACTGGTATACTCTTCTCTAAGCCAATCCAAACCACCAATTCATCCCCATCACCCAGCCATCAATACTAGTCTGTACCCCCCCCAGTCAGGCCCGTTCCCCACCTCGCCAATCTTCAAAACTAGAACAAAGAACCCCCTTGCTAAACCCACAATCAAACCATATTGCGCGGGGCAAAGGAGGAAGTCCTGTTTCAATGATGTCATTGGTCAGAAGTAGATTAGGACGGCTGGGTAGACTACAGACGTTGTGTCTCTTGTATGGAGCGGGTTGTTAGATTAAACGTTACCTATGTCTCAGGTATACACCTGCTCCCAGCCGTGTTGCCAAGAAAGTCTTGTTTCGGGTATGTAGTGACTGCGCTGGTTTGTATCTTTGTGACGGGTACCGGTATAGACTAGTAGTACTAGTGGTTTCTCCATGGATGTCGTACTCCACAAGACAAGAGATCGTCAACGTATCAGTGAAAGAGAAGATATTTCACACATCTTTACGGTAGCT is a window from the Pyrenophora tritici-repentis strain M4 chromosome 7, whole genome shotgun sequence genome containing:
- a CDS encoding SpoVK, ATPase AAA+ class — its product is MREENLTIRCLGRSMQPLKDLLCNIKVWDSEKEVCVTAVWRPAPRDTQERRWERSVSRMARPISTVSLDLEQKVNLVRDINEYLQPVTARGIPHRRGYLFHGPPGTGKTSLSFALAGILGLNVHCISLNERGLTELCLNQLFKDLPRRCIVLLEDIDPAGLRREELDSNSDPSPAGPDDAEDSVDSGPDGPYGPGDDAHYDPYQQEMMMMMEFARSRMAAATEVKDSSKKKNPDEDFLKLVTAVLPKVDTFSPERIADMAERFAEQLPEDTFSPAEVQGYLLKKKRDPVQALEEVCKWRDSVLEAKKKGTKVVSEK